A stretch of DNA from Rhodoluna sp. KAS3:
TCGTAGCCGTCCTTGCGGGCGCTTGAACCTGAAGGAGTGTTTACCACTACGTCCACCTGACCGGCAGTGATTAGCTCGACAATGCTAGGGCCATCGGCGACCGCTGCGTCATCGGTGTGCTTTCTGACAACCTGTGCCTGAATACCGTGTCGAGCCAAAATGGCCGCAGTGCCGCTGGTAGCCAGAATCTTGTAGCCAAGTTGCTCCAGTCGGCGGACTGGAAGGACCACCTGAGGCTTGTCACGGTCAGCAACCGAGATGAAGATGCTGCCAGAGGTCGGCAGAGCACTGCCTGCTCCAGCCTGGCTCTTTGCGAATGCTTTCGGGAAGTCAACGTCAATTCCCATGACCTCACCGGTTGAGCGCATTTCTGGCCCTAGCAATGAGTCCACAAATCGACCATCCTTGGTTGCAAAACGCTTGAATGGCAGAACTGCTTCCTTGACTGAGATTGGTGATCCCGCTGGAATGTAGGTGCCGTCTGCTTCTGGAAGGTGACCTTCAGCGACAAGCTCCTTGATGGTCTTGCCGACCATTACAAGAGATGCTGCCTTAGCCAAAGTGATGCCAAGCGCCTTAGAGACAAATGGAACGGTGCGTGATGCACGTGGGTTTGCCTCAAGAACGTACAGGACGTCTGCTGCCAGAGCGAACTGAACATTGAGCAAGCCGCGTACGCCGATTCCCTGAGCGATTTTCAGGGTAGCCTCGCGAACTCGCGCAATCTGGGCATCACTTAGAGTTACCGGAGGCAGTGTGCAACTTGAGTCGCCCGAGTGGATACCAGCCTCTTCAATGTGCTCCATGACACCACCGACGTAAAGGTCTTCGCCGTCGAACAGAGCATCGATGTCAATTTCGATGGCAAAGTCTAGGAAGCGATCAACCAAAAGCGGGTGGTCTGGTCCAACGATGGCCTGGTCCTTAATTCTGTCGAAGTAATCTCTCACGCCAGCCTGGTCGTAAATGATTTCCATACCGCGACCGCCAAGGACGAAGGATGGGCGGACCAGAACCGGGTAACCAATTCGCGCTGCGATAACTTCGGCCTCGGCCAAGTTCAAAGCAGTTCCATTTGGTGGCGCAAGCAGGTCTCCGTCTTCGAGAATCTTCGAGAACAAACCGCGCTCTTCGGCTAGGTCGATGGCTGAAGGTGAGGTTCCAAGAATAGGAATTCCGGCAGCCTCAAGTCCCTTTGCGAGTCCAAGAGCTGTCTGGCCACCGAGCTGCACTACAACACCGACCAATTCGCCGCTCTGCTGCTCAGCATGAATAACCTCGAGGACGTCCTCAAGAGTTAGTGGCTCAAAGTAGAGACGATCCGAAGTGTCGTAGTCAGTTGAAACGGTCTCAGGGTTGCAGTTGATCATGATGGTTTCGTAACCAGCGTCTGAGAGTGCAAATGATGCGTGAACGCAGCTGTAGTCGAACTCAACGCCCTGACCAATTCGGTTTGGACCGGATCCTAGAATCACGACCTTCTTACGGTCCGAAGGAACCACCTCGGTCTCTTCCTCGTAGGTGCTGTAGTGGTAAGGGGTCAGTGCCGGGAACTCACCGGCGCAGGTGTCAACAGTTTTGAAGACCGGACGGAGTCTGAGGCTGTGTCGCATGCTGCGAACCTCAGATTCACTGATGCCTCTCAACGACGCAATCTGAATGTCACTGAACCCGTGGTCCTTGGCGTGGCGAATGACGCCCTCATCTAGGCTCGGTGCGCCAGCGATTGAGTCAGCAACCTCGTTGATTAGAACAATTTGGTCGATGAACCAAGGGTCCATCTTGGTTGACTCAAATACCTGTTCCGGTGTCGCACCAGCGCGAAGAGCTTGCTGCAACAACACGATGCGACCATCGGTCGGAGTCTTGATTGCCTCGAGCAGTTCGTCTACGTTACCCAGCGGACCATCCCAGTGGAATGACGAACCACGGCGTTCAAGGCTGCGCAGGGCCTTCTGCAGTGCCTGGCTGTAGTTGCGGCCGATTGCCATGGCCTCTCCAACCGACTTCATAGTCGTGGTCAGAGTTGCATTGGCTGCAGGGAACTTCTCAAACGCAAAACGAGGAACCTTTACCACGATGTAGTCCAGAGTCGGCTCGAAGCTTGCTGGAGTTACCTTGGTGATGTCGTTTGGGATTTCGTCAAGGGTGTAACCCACAGCCAACTTGGCAGCAATTTTGGCAATTGGGAATCCGGTTGCCTTAGAAGCCAAAGCCGATGAACGAGAGACTCTTGGGTTCATTTCAATAACAACCACGCGACCGTTCGATGGGTCGACAGCAAACTGAATGTTGCAACCACCGGTATCTACTCCAACGGCACGGATGATGTCGATCGAAATGTCGCGGAGGTTCTGATACTCACGGTCTGTAAGGGTTAGAGCCGGTGCAACGGTAATTGAATCACCGGTGTGCACACCTACAGGGTCAACGTTTTCGATTGAACAAACCACAACGCAGTTGTCGTTGGTGTCACGCATTAGTTCAAGCTCGTACTCTTTCCAGCCAAGAATCGACTCGGATAGAAGGACCTGACCTACCGGGCTGGCCTGAAGACCCGAGCCACAAATGCGGCGCAGCTCTTCTTCATCGTGTGCAAAACCTGAACCCAATCCACCCATGGTGAAAGATGGCTGAACCATCAGTGGGTAGCCAAGTTCTCCGACGGCCTCGAGGCATTCGTCGAGGGTTGAGCAAATCACCGATTTTGCAACGTCGGCACCAGCATCCAGTACTAGCTGCTTGAAAATCTGGCGGTCTTCACCCTTCTTGATCGCGTCAACCTTGGCACCGATAAGTTCAACGTTGTACTTCTCAAGAATGCCTAGCTCGTGAAGTGCCATTGCGGCATTTAGCGCGGTCTGGCCACCAAGGGTTGGCAGAATCGCATCCGGTTTCTCTTTGGCAATAATTGCCTCGATTACCTCTGGGGTGATTGGCTCAATGTAGGTTGCATCGGCAAAATCTGGGTCGGTCATGATGGTTGCCGGGTTTGAGTTAACCAAGATCACTCGAATGCCCTCTTCGCGAAGAACACGGCATGCCTGAGTACCCGAGTAGTCAAACTCGCAGGCCTGACCGATGACAATCGGGCCCGAGCCGATTACGAGAACGCTATTGATGTCTGAACGCTTTGGCATTATTTGGCCACCTTGTTGGTCTTGATTAGGTCGACCAAGCGGTCGAATAGGTAGTTTGAATCGTGTGGTCCGGCAGCAGCCTCTGGGTGATACTGGACCGAGAAGGCTGGGATGTCGAGGCACTCGAGGCCCTCGACGCAGTCGTCGTTTAGAGAAACGTGGCTGACGGTAACTCGACCGAAACCAGCTGGGCTTTCAACCTCTGGCCCGCCTTCAACCTTTACGGCAAATCCGTGGTTGTGTGCGGTTACTTCAACTCGGCCAGTCTTGCGGTCAAGCACTGGCTGGTTGATTCCGCGGTGACCGAACGGAAGCTTATAAGTTTCAAAACCAAGGGCACGACCCAAGAGCTGGTTGCCGAAGCAAATTCCAAAGAATGGGATTTTCTGGCTCAAGATCTCGCGCAGCACTGAAACCTGACCCTCAGCAGCTTCTGGGTCGCCAGGGCCGTTCGAGTAGAAGACTGCATCCGGGTTAGCTGCCAACAAGGTTGGAGCATCAACACGA
This window harbors:
- the carB gene encoding carbamoyl-phosphate synthase large subunit; this translates as MPKRSDINSVLVIGSGPIVIGQACEFDYSGTQACRVLREEGIRVILVNSNPATIMTDPDFADATYIEPITPEVIEAIIAKEKPDAILPTLGGQTALNAAMALHELGILEKYNVELIGAKVDAIKKGEDRQIFKQLVLDAGADVAKSVICSTLDECLEAVGELGYPLMVQPSFTMGGLGSGFAHDEEELRRICGSGLQASPVGQVLLSESILGWKEYELELMRDTNDNCVVVCSIENVDPVGVHTGDSITVAPALTLTDREYQNLRDISIDIIRAVGVDTGGCNIQFAVDPSNGRVVVIEMNPRVSRSSALASKATGFPIAKIAAKLAVGYTLDEIPNDITKVTPASFEPTLDYIVVKVPRFAFEKFPAANATLTTTMKSVGEAMAIGRNYSQALQKALRSLERRGSSFHWDGPLGNVDELLEAIKTPTDGRIVLLQQALRAGATPEQVFESTKMDPWFIDQIVLINEVADSIAGAPSLDEGVIRHAKDHGFSDIQIASLRGISESEVRSMRHSLRLRPVFKTVDTCAGEFPALTPYHYSTYEEETEVVPSDRKKVVILGSGPNRIGQGVEFDYSCVHASFALSDAGYETIMINCNPETVSTDYDTSDRLYFEPLTLEDVLEVIHAEQQSGELVGVVVQLGGQTALGLAKGLEAAGIPILGTSPSAIDLAEERGLFSKILEDGDLLAPPNGTALNLAEAEVIAARIGYPVLVRPSFVLGGRGMEIIYDQAGVRDYFDRIKDQAIVGPDHPLLVDRFLDFAIEIDIDALFDGEDLYVGGVMEHIEEAGIHSGDSSCTLPPVTLSDAQIARVREATLKIAQGIGVRGLLNVQFALAADVLYVLEANPRASRTVPFVSKALGITLAKAASLVMVGKTIKELVAEGHLPEADGTYIPAGSPISVKEAVLPFKRFATKDGRFVDSLLGPEMRSTGEVMGIDVDFPKAFAKSQAGAGSALPTSGSIFISVADRDKPQVVLPVRRLEQLGYKILATSGTAAILARHGIQAQVVRKHTDDAAVADGPSIVELITAGQVDVVVNTPSGSSARKDGYEIRAATTAADKAIFTTIAQLSAAIGSFEAVIAGPFSVKSLQDHAIDRAVALAN